One Owenweeksia hongkongensis DSM 17368 genomic region harbors:
- a CDS encoding heavy-metal-associated domain-containing protein — translation MKSLNKIFFVSLFSILATATFAQSQKDTTMIVNGVCGMCQDVIETTAQKVPGVSAASWDVKSKVFSVSYDPEQTSLQAISDSINVSGYDTEYNTATDEAYYSLHKCCYYRDPKVVEDHK, via the coding sequence ATGAAATCTTTAAATAAAATCTTCTTCGTTTCTCTATTTTCTATTTTGGCAACAGCCACTTTTGCGCAAAGCCAAAAAGACACCACCATGATTGTAAATGGCGTGTGTGGCATGTGCCAGGATGTAATAGAAACCACAGCTCAAAAAGTACCTGGAGTATCTGCTGCCAGCTGGGATGTAAAGTCGAAAGTATTCTCAGTTTCTTATGACCCGGAGCAAACTAGCCTACAGGCCATCAGCGATAGCATCAATGTTTCGGGATACGACACGGAGTACAACACAGCTACAGATGAAGCTTACTACAGCCTTCACAAATGCTGCTACTACCGCGATCCTAAGGTAGTGGAAGACCACAAATAA
- a CDS encoding HYC_CC_PP family protein, protein MKKLKAILSISLIGILLFSTVGFSVSRHYCMGMLMDESFYSISEGCEVATGDDCDNPEESIKTDCCDDENLIFAGIDVISIIKKQLDFTPALPEVFSPNFAFTIPQNTDYKLLSFFPPPEPLPYGKNLLVKVQRFLI, encoded by the coding sequence GTGAAAAAGCTAAAAGCCATATTATCCATTTCATTAATCGGAATACTGCTATTCTCCACCGTGGGATTTTCAGTAAGCCGACACTACTGTATGGGTATGCTTATGGACGAAAGCTTTTATAGCATTTCGGAAGGTTGTGAGGTAGCTACTGGTGATGATTGTGACAATCCCGAAGAGTCTATCAAAACAGATTGCTGCGATGATGAAAATCTAATATTTGCGGGTATTGATGTGATCAGCATCATAAAAAAGCAGTTGGATTTCACCCCTGCCCTTCCTGAAGTTTTTTCACCAAATTTTGCTTTTACTATTCCGCAAAATACAGACTACAAACTATTATCATTTTTCCCTCCACCAGAACCCCTGCCGTATGGCAAAAATCTTTTAGTGAAGGTTCAGCGATTCTTGATTTAG
- a CDS encoding helix-turn-helix domain-containing protein — MNHPLYIKNMVCDRCKSSVRNILEDLQISFKELELGEVTLENPLNQAQQSNLSHQLSIQGFELLEDRETQIINQIKSEVIRFVHHQPTSESQTLSAHLSVHLNKEYSSLSKLFSQVEGRTIESYYIDQRIEHVKELIIYDELSLSEIAYKLNYSSVAHLSGQFKKVTGMTPSAFKKLGPQGRKSLDSV; from the coding sequence ATGAATCACCCACTCTATATAAAAAATATGGTTTGCGATCGTTGCAAGAGCAGCGTTCGCAACATTCTTGAAGATCTTCAGATATCGTTTAAGGAATTAGAGCTTGGCGAAGTCACTCTGGAAAATCCATTGAACCAAGCACAACAATCTAACCTTAGCCACCAACTTTCCATACAAGGCTTTGAGCTGCTGGAAGACCGTGAAACCCAAATCATCAATCAGATAAAATCCGAGGTAATTAGATTTGTCCACCACCAGCCCACATCCGAAAGCCAAACTCTGAGCGCGCATTTAAGCGTTCACCTCAACAAAGAATACTCGAGCCTGAGCAAACTTTTTAGCCAGGTGGAAGGCAGAACGATTGAAAGTTACTATATCGATCAACGTATTGAGCACGTGAAGGAACTCATCATTTATGACGAACTATCGCTAAGTGAAATTGCCTACAAACTAAATTACAGCAGCGTAGCACACCTTTCGGGACAGTTTAAAAAAGTAACTGGAATGACGCCTAGCGCCTTTAAAAAGCTTGGTCCACAGGGCAGAAAATCCCTTGATTCAGTTTGA
- a CDS encoding SPOR domain-containing protein: protein MKKLLLPTLLATCAIFSAQAQEKLSGHLYTGWLFPHNDFIHSDYEGNKPNLAVGAGIGYQIAPALTLRGDFMAGNMDGNHEIYYYETSLYEAKLGLDFNVIKLFNKDYEKIKLNLHVAPGMMYYSAKMYDIDTREKLVESPVPGDKALSPNFILAYGGSVGIALSPKLDLNLGYSNRFVDEVEWMDANQSGDYSDYYGMAQVGFTYYLKNDPSKVQVDKKAYADLNKKVSNLEQTVSENEANGERIAELEMSNQEKTMRIQTLEAELDSAKTNFSTDMATTTIPTGDEAPANAEAILGEPQFRIIVASLPNRVMAQRWIDRSNLDKSGMVVAYIENLNTYRVVYKSFPSFAAARKELLNIKGSIPDAWIVEF, encoded by the coding sequence ATGAAGAAACTTTTATTACCTACCCTCTTGGCTACTTGCGCCATTTTCTCAGCGCAAGCCCAAGAAAAGCTCTCCGGCCATCTTTACACCGGATGGTTATTCCCTCACAACGACTTTATTCATTCTGACTATGAAGGCAATAAACCTAACCTAGCCGTTGGAGCAGGTATAGGATATCAAATTGCTCCTGCCCTCACCCTGCGCGGAGATTTCATGGCAGGTAATATGGATGGAAATCATGAAATATATTATTATGAGACAAGTCTTTATGAGGCAAAGCTTGGCCTTGACTTTAATGTAATCAAGCTCTTTAATAAGGATTATGAAAAAATAAAACTTAATCTACATGTGGCACCGGGTATGATGTACTACTCTGCTAAGATGTATGATATTGATACTCGCGAAAAGTTGGTAGAATCGCCAGTACCAGGAGACAAAGCTCTATCTCCTAATTTTATTTTGGCATACGGTGGAAGCGTTGGTATTGCCCTAAGCCCAAAGCTGGATTTGAATCTTGGTTACTCCAATAGATTTGTGGATGAAGTAGAATGGATGGACGCAAACCAAAGCGGTGACTACTCCGATTATTATGGAATGGCACAAGTGGGCTTCACCTATTACCTAAAGAATGACCCAAGCAAAGTACAGGTAGACAAAAAAGCCTATGCTGATCTCAATAAAAAAGTCTCTAATCTTGAACAAACTGTTTCAGAAAATGAAGCAAATGGTGAGCGTATTGCCGAGCTTGAAATGAGCAATCAAGAGAAAACTATGCGGATTCAAACCTTAGAAGCAGAGCTAGACAGTGCCAAGACTAATTTTAGTACCGACATGGCCACCACCACAATACCTACTGGTGATGAAGCACCAGCCAATGCAGAAGCAATTTTGGGCGAACCGCAGTTCCGCATAATTGTAGCAAGCCTGCCAAACCGAGTAATGGCCCAACGCTGGATAGACCGTAGCAATCTTGACAAATCAGGGATGGTGGTTGCTTATATTGAAAACCTAAACACATATCGTGTAGTTTATAAATCTTTCCCATCCTTTGCTGCTGCCCGCAAAGAATTGCTAAACATCAAAGGATCTATTCCTGATGCCTGGATAGTGGAATTCTAA
- the tig gene encoding trigger factor: protein MNVTTNKTGDLNAVLTVNITPEDYQGKVEKVLKDYRKNAKIPGFRPGMVPTGLIKKQYGKAVLIDEVNHILQHAVTDHLREEKLDILGNPLPVPNDNIDWETQSEFSFDFEIGLAPEFELSISDKTKVPYYKISADKKMVDRYVEDYAKRFGKMSSPEAVEENCIIKGDLVEVDKDGNAVEDGITANASVGLDSLDDKKTIKALTGLKVGDKATIDSKKAFKEDFNFANVIGSTKEAVEASTGLFEITIAEITKIEPAEMNQELFDKVFGEGTVKDEKEFRARIKEDAEKMFIGESDRKFYEDVKDVVLDKTKFELPDEFLKKWMQTSGEKPVTAEEVEVQYPQMKDSLKWQLVESKLVKEKGIEVSQEELVNYTKELVMRQMAQYGQQPEEKDLEDIAKRVLDNQEESQRIADQLFGDKLLKFYKETVKINEKEVSFDEFVKMLSK from the coding sequence ATGAATGTAACTACCAATAAAACAGGAGACTTGAATGCAGTATTAACTGTAAATATCACTCCTGAAGATTACCAAGGGAAGGTAGAAAAAGTATTAAAAGACTACCGTAAGAATGCCAAAATTCCAGGTTTTAGACCAGGTATGGTGCCTACCGGACTTATCAAAAAACAATACGGAAAGGCTGTTCTTATTGATGAAGTGAACCACATTTTGCAACATGCAGTGACGGATCACTTGCGCGAAGAGAAGTTGGATATCTTGGGAAATCCACTTCCGGTTCCTAATGATAATATAGACTGGGAGACTCAAAGTGAGTTTTCATTTGATTTTGAAATAGGTCTTGCTCCTGAGTTTGAACTTTCAATTTCTGATAAAACCAAAGTTCCTTATTACAAAATTTCTGCCGACAAGAAAATGGTAGATCGCTATGTAGAGGATTACGCTAAGCGTTTTGGAAAAATGTCTTCTCCAGAAGCTGTAGAAGAAAACTGCATCATCAAAGGTGATTTGGTAGAAGTAGATAAAGATGGAAATGCTGTAGAAGATGGTATCACTGCTAACGCTTCTGTAGGTCTTGACAGCCTTGATGATAAGAAAACCATCAAAGCTCTTACTGGACTAAAAGTAGGTGATAAAGCTACTATTGATAGCAAGAAAGCTTTTAAAGAAGATTTCAACTTTGCCAATGTGATTGGTTCAACAAAAGAGGCGGTGGAAGCTTCAACAGGTTTGTTTGAAATCACTATTGCTGAAATCACTAAGATAGAGCCAGCTGAAATGAACCAAGAGCTTTTTGATAAGGTATTTGGTGAAGGCACAGTGAAAGATGAGAAAGAATTCAGAGCTCGCATTAAAGAAGATGCTGAAAAGATGTTCATTGGCGAAAGCGATCGCAAGTTTTACGAAGACGTAAAAGATGTGGTGCTTGATAAAACCAAATTTGAACTTCCAGACGAGTTTCTTAAAAAGTGGATGCAAACTTCTGGCGAAAAGCCGGTAACTGCTGAAGAAGTAGAGGTTCAATATCCACAAATGAAGGATAGTCTTAAGTGGCAACTTGTGGAAAGTAAGCTGGTAAAAGAAAAGGGAATTGAAGTTTCTCAGGAAGAATTAGTAAACTACACGAAGGAGTTGGTAATGCGCCAAATGGCTCAGTATGGTCAGCAGCCTGAAGAAAAAGACCTTGAAGATATTGCCAAGCGTGTGCTTGATAATCAGGAAGAATCTCAGCGTATTGCTGATCAGCTTTTTGGGGACAAGCTCCTTAAGTTCTACAAGGAAACTGTAAAAATTAATGAGAAAGAAGTAAGCTTTGATGAGTTTGTAAAAATGCTCAGCAAGTAA
- the clpP gene encoding ATP-dependent Clp endopeptidase proteolytic subunit ClpP: MDFGKEFKKYATGHHDINSMHVENYLQASLTPYIIEERQLNVAQMDVFSRLMMDRIIFLGTGINDQVANIVQAQLLFLESVDSKKDIQIYLNSPGGGVYAGLGIYDTMQLVGPDVATICTGMAASMGAVLLCAGAEGKRSALKHSRVMIHQPMGGAQGQASDMEISLKQILTLKKELYEIISKHSGKPFETVENDSDRDYWMRAEEAKKYGMIDEVLESKRPEKD, encoded by the coding sequence ATGGATTTCGGAAAAGAATTTAAGAAATACGCCACTGGCCATCACGATATAAACTCAATGCATGTAGAGAATTATCTACAGGCGTCACTTACACCTTATATCATCGAAGAGCGTCAGCTCAACGTGGCACAGATGGACGTATTTTCTCGTTTGATGATGGATCGTATCATCTTTTTAGGGACAGGTATTAATGATCAAGTTGCCAATATCGTTCAAGCTCAGCTATTGTTTTTGGAGTCGGTAGATTCTAAAAAAGATATTCAGATTTATTTGAATAGCCCGGGTGGAGGAGTATATGCCGGTCTTGGTATATATGACACCATGCAGCTAGTAGGTCCTGATGTGGCTACAATTTGTACAGGTATGGCAGCTTCTATGGGAGCGGTTTTACTTTGTGCCGGAGCAGAAGGTAAACGTTCTGCCCTGAAGCATAGCCGTGTGATGATTCACCAGCCAATGGGTGGTGCACAAGGTCAGGCAAGTGATATGGAAATTAGCTTGAAGCAAATTCTTACCCTTAAGAAAGAATTGTATGAGATTATTTCTAAGCATTCAGGCAAGCCTTTTGAAACAGTAGAAAACGACTCAGACCGTGACTACTGGATGCGTGCCGAAGAAGCTAAAAAATACGGAATGATTGACGAAGTGCTTGAAAGCAAGCGTCCCGAAAAAGACTAA
- the clpX gene encoding ATP-dependent Clp protease ATP-binding subunit ClpX: protein MSKKENLSCSFCGRDKKDTNVLIAGINGHICDHCIRQANGIVVEEMDVKEKKELSKSLKLVKPREIKEFLDQYVIGQDEAKKVLSVAVYNHYKRLTNTNTIEGDVEIEKSNIMMVGETGTGKTLLAKTIARMLNVPFTIVDATVLTEAGYVGEDVESILTRLLQAANYDLKAAERGIIFIDEIDKISRKSDNPSITRDVSGEGVQQALLKLLEGTKVNVPPQGGRKHPDQKFIEVDTSSILFIAGGAFDGIARHIAKRLNTRSVGFHNTKQRETVSTANMLKYIAPQDLKTFGLIPELIGRIPVLTHLNPLEKETLKEILTKPKNAIMKQYAKLLELDSVELDFKEEALDYVVDKAMEYKLGARGLRSIIETILTDAMFDLPSHDEEITLVVDEEYASQKMEKMSLKALKAVG, encoded by the coding sequence ATGAGTAAGAAAGAAAACTTGAGCTGCTCTTTTTGTGGAAGAGATAAAAAAGATACCAATGTATTAATCGCTGGTATTAATGGTCATATCTGTGATCACTGCATTCGCCAAGCTAATGGTATAGTGGTGGAAGAGATGGATGTGAAGGAGAAAAAAGAGCTTAGTAAATCACTGAAGCTGGTAAAGCCTCGTGAGATTAAAGAATTTTTGGATCAATATGTAATTGGCCAGGATGAAGCTAAAAAAGTACTCTCAGTAGCGGTATACAATCATTACAAAAGATTGACAAATACCAATACCATAGAAGGTGATGTGGAGATTGAAAAATCAAACATCATGATGGTAGGGGAAACTGGTACCGGAAAAACTCTTTTGGCAAAAACCATTGCACGCATGCTTAATGTGCCTTTCACTATTGTAGATGCCACTGTGCTTACAGAGGCTGGTTATGTGGGAGAAGATGTAGAAAGTATTTTGACACGTCTTTTGCAAGCTGCCAATTATGATCTAAAAGCTGCTGAGCGCGGAATTATCTTTATTGATGAGATTGATAAAATTAGCCGTAAGAGCGATAATCCTTCCATAACTCGTGATGTGAGTGGTGAAGGTGTACAGCAAGCTTTGCTTAAACTTTTGGAAGGAACTAAAGTAAACGTGCCACCACAAGGGGGACGTAAGCATCCTGATCAAAAATTTATTGAAGTTGACACGAGTAGCATCTTGTTTATTGCTGGTGGTGCATTTGATGGAATTGCTCGTCATATTGCCAAAAGGCTAAATACGCGTTCTGTAGGTTTTCATAATACAAAACAACGCGAGACAGTGAGTACTGCTAATATGCTTAAGTATATCGCACCTCAGGATTTGAAAACTTTTGGTCTTATCCCAGAATTGATTGGTCGTATTCCGGTGCTTACTCACTTAAACCCTCTTGAGAAAGAAACTTTGAAAGAGATTCTTACTAAGCCAAAAAATGCAATTATGAAGCAGTACGCTAAGTTGCTTGAGTTGGATAGTGTGGAATTGGACTTTAAAGAAGAGGCTTTAGATTATGTGGTAGATAAAGCCATGGAATATAAGCTTGGTGCTCGTGGATTGCGTTCTATTATTGAAACGATTCTTACCGATGCCATGTTTGATTTGCCTAGCCATGATGAAGAAATCACCTTGGTAGTAGATGAAGAATATGCTTCACAAAAAATGGAGAAAATGTCCTTGAAAGCTTTGAAAGCTGTAGGGTAG
- a CDS encoding dihydrofolate reductase: MNLTIIAAMAKGRVIGKDNDLIWHLPDDLKHFKNLTKGHHVIMGRKTYQSMGKPLPGRTNIVITRQKDFKADGCILVNNIEEGIQKAEGDSQPFIIGGGEIYKQALKYAQTMELTEVNGEFDGDTFFPTFDEKQWKEVSRTHHPVDEKHKYSFDFIQYSKL; encoded by the coding sequence ATGAACCTTACAATAATTGCTGCGATGGCCAAAGGCCGTGTGATCGGAAAAGACAACGACCTTATTTGGCACCTTCCTGACGACCTTAAGCATTTTAAGAACTTGACAAAAGGGCATCATGTGATAATGGGTAGAAAAACCTACCAAAGCATGGGCAAACCATTACCGGGCAGAACCAATATTGTAATTACCCGTCAAAAAGACTTTAAAGCTGATGGTTGTATTTTGGTAAACAACATCGAAGAAGGGATTCAAAAAGCTGAAGGTGATTCCCAACCTTTTATTATAGGTGGAGGAGAGATTTACAAACAAGCCTTAAAATATGCTCAAACTATGGAGCTTACCGAGGTAAATGGCGAATTTGATGGTGATACTTTTTTCCCAACATTTGATGAAAAGCAATGGAAAGAAGTTAGTCGGACTCATCACCCAGTAGATGAAAAGCATAAATATTCGTTCGACTTTATACAATACTCCAAGTTATAG
- a CDS encoding energy transducer TonB, producing MKYLLLLLFTLSFAFSKAEGLQFTDCNSQDCNDKKLQDFEEQTFKLIQSKLGYIVSDSLYLSFRINNIGVVTFSHEFVTSSSITLTLAKEQIRALSAKLKPSINGKTYSWSWKISLPKNVNEYTAFENTIYFPLVSQCNTFNQKGKKACFRYVLNVADWEISKRYPKDNARYNLYFQNGKVVGVDPTRLPLNKSYTDSAVSAINRKVLQMADSTTLQNSENFVIEIEMGNTFNRSYAKKRLKYLRTLSSKRMYIDETFEFSAKYYNSKPKKEASNVLKNLAHIGMDKLDTIQVKGKSYSIDSIRGVSETGIVLEKQRDNSFPIYAGCENSTNSKEETRKCFQQKILTHVSSNFQFPDEARTQGIQGRIYVNFVIEKDGSIGNIDLIRNVHPLLDFESIRVVSEIPDVDKPAMQKGEPVRMSFTLPINTKLQ from the coding sequence ATGAAATACCTCCTCTTACTATTATTTACACTATCGTTTGCTTTTAGCAAGGCAGAAGGTCTTCAGTTTACTGACTGCAACAGTCAGGATTGCAACGATAAAAAACTTCAGGATTTTGAAGAGCAAACTTTCAAGCTAATTCAAAGTAAGTTGGGATACATAGTATCCGATAGCCTGTACCTGTCTTTTAGAATAAATAATATTGGAGTTGTAACATTTAGTCATGAATTTGTGACCTCATCATCAATCACCTTGACATTGGCAAAAGAACAGATTAGAGCTTTGAGCGCTAAGCTCAAACCCAGCATCAACGGCAAGACTTACAGTTGGAGTTGGAAAATTTCTCTACCAAAGAATGTTAATGAGTACACAGCTTTTGAAAACACCATTTACTTCCCTTTAGTCTCTCAGTGCAACACATTCAACCAAAAAGGGAAAAAAGCCTGTTTCAGGTATGTCCTGAATGTAGCAGATTGGGAAATTTCAAAACGATATCCAAAAGACAATGCCCGCTACAACCTCTACTTTCAAAATGGCAAAGTAGTTGGAGTTGACCCCACTCGTCTCCCCCTTAACAAATCCTATACTGATAGCGCTGTTTCTGCCATCAATAGAAAGGTACTGCAAATGGCGGACAGTACAACTCTGCAGAATTCAGAAAATTTTGTAATAGAAATAGAAATGGGCAATACCTTCAATCGCTCATATGCAAAGAAACGGTTGAAGTATTTAAGAACCCTTTCCTCCAAACGAATGTATATTGATGAAACTTTTGAGTTTAGCGCCAAATACTATAACAGCAAACCCAAGAAAGAAGCCTCAAATGTCCTTAAAAACTTAGCTCACATAGGGATGGACAAATTGGACACCATTCAAGTCAAAGGAAAATCCTACTCTATTGATAGTATTAGAGGGGTTTCTGAAACTGGAATCGTTCTAGAAAAACAAAGGGACAACAGCTTTCCAATTTATGCTGGATGCGAAAACTCCACTAACAGCAAGGAAGAAACAAGGAAGTGCTTTCAACAGAAAATTTTAACCCACGTTTCTTCCAATTTCCAGTTCCCTGACGAGGCTAGAACGCAAGGCATTCAAGGACGTATCTATGTAAACTTTGTTATTGAAAAGGACGGCAGCATAGGTAATATTGATCTGATTAGAAATGTTCACCCCCTATTGGATTTTGAGTCAATTCGCGTTGTGTCAGAAATTCCCGATGTAGATAAACCTGCCATGCAAAAAGGAGAACCAGTACGAATGAGCTTCACTCTTCCTATCAACACTAAACTGCAATAG
- the thyA gene encoding thymidylate synthase, whose amino-acid sequence MKQYHELMQRVLDEGVFKGDRTGTGTQSVFGHQMRFNLQDGFPLVTTKKVHLKSIIHELLWFLQGETNILYLVQNGVNIWNDWPFQSYLRQNNLEEKYPKYSAEWKAKMKEFVEEVKADDDFAKKWGELGPVYGSQWRNFEGVDQISQLIEDIKNNPNSRRLLVSAWNPKDVPVMAKSGLPPCHTLFQFYVAEGKLSCQLYQRSADIFLGVPFNIASYALLTMMVAQVCDLEYGDFVHTFGDAHLYSNHMEQTKEQLSREPRALPEMKINPEVKSIFDFKIEDFELVNYDPYPAIKAVVAV is encoded by the coding sequence ATGAAGCAGTACCACGAATTGATGCAGAGAGTGTTGGACGAAGGCGTTTTTAAAGGCGATCGTACAGGGACAGGAACCCAATCCGTTTTTGGTCATCAGATGCGTTTCAACCTTCAGGATGGCTTTCCTTTGGTTACTACCAAAAAGGTGCACCTAAAGTCTATTATTCATGAGCTTTTGTGGTTTTTGCAAGGTGAAACCAATATTCTGTATTTGGTTCAAAATGGAGTAAATATTTGGAATGACTGGCCTTTTCAAAGCTACTTGCGTCAAAACAATCTGGAAGAAAAATACCCCAAATACTCCGCAGAGTGGAAAGCCAAGATGAAGGAGTTTGTGGAAGAGGTAAAAGCTGATGATGATTTTGCAAAAAAATGGGGCGAGCTTGGCCCGGTTTACGGCAGCCAATGGAGAAACTTTGAAGGCGTGGACCAGATTTCTCAGTTGATAGAAGACATCAAAAACAACCCAAACTCACGTAGGCTTTTAGTTTCTGCCTGGAATCCTAAAGACGTTCCGGTAATGGCAAAGTCAGGGTTACCACCGTGCCACACCCTTTTTCAGTTTTATGTAGCCGAAGGAAAATTGAGCTGCCAGTTGTATCAGCGCAGCGCTGACATCTTTTTGGGTGTGCCTTTTAATATTGCCTCATACGCTTTGCTTACCATGATGGTAGCGCAGGTTTGCGACCTTGAGTATGGTGACTTTGTGCACACTTTTGGGGATGCGCATTTGTACTCTAACCATATGGAGCAAACAAAAGAACAGCTCAGTCGTGAGCCACGCGCACTTCCTGAAATGAAAATCAACCCCGAAGTGAAAAGCATTTTTGACTTTAAGATTGAAGATTTTGAATTGGTGAATTACGATCCATATCCAGCGATTAAAGCGGTAGTGGCTGTGTAA
- a CDS encoding bifunctional nuclease family protein has product MDRVRLHIKGLSYSQTQSGAYALVLGEENGERRLPIIIGGFEAQSIAIALEKGVNPPRPLTHDLFKNFADVFQIKLKEVIIHKLQDGVFFSILVCENNGQEQVLDARTSDAVALAIRFDCPVFTYKDILDKAGIILKEGQGTGKAPSAPKSTIQTEEAAAETTPAPKSTSDLKSKNSDQLHKMMDEAVNNEDYELAARIRDEIDRRSAN; this is encoded by the coding sequence ATGGATAGAGTTCGTTTGCACATCAAAGGTCTGTCGTACAGTCAAACCCAGTCTGGGGCTTATGCTCTGGTACTTGGCGAAGAAAATGGTGAAAGACGCTTACCAATCATTATTGGTGGTTTTGAAGCACAATCTATAGCAATTGCGCTCGAGAAAGGAGTAAACCCTCCACGTCCACTGACGCATGACCTTTTCAAAAATTTTGCAGACGTTTTCCAAATAAAACTCAAGGAAGTTATAATTCACAAATTGCAGGATGGAGTATTTTTCTCCATCCTGGTTTGTGAAAATAATGGACAAGAGCAAGTGCTGGATGCCCGCACCTCGGACGCTGTGGCTCTCGCCATACGTTTTGATTGCCCCGTTTTCACTTATAAAGATATATTGGACAAAGCTGGAATTATTCTAAAAGAAGGCCAAGGGACAGGCAAGGCTCCAAGTGCACCAAAATCTACAATACAAACAGAAGAGGCAGCGGCTGAAACCACACCTGCTCCAAAAAGCACTTCTGATTTAAAATCCAAAAATTCGGACCAGCTCCACAAAATGATGGACGAAGCTGTGAACAATGAAGATTATGAGTTGGCAGCACGAATCCGTGATGAGATAGATCGCAGGAGTGCGAATTAA
- a CDS encoding electron transfer flavoprotein subunit alpha/FixB family protein produces MSVIVYLENWEGKFKKNTFEAAQYAAKTAEMMGTEAIGVTFGDISDDASVIGKYGLSKVINLKGGDFTEFNNYKVAAALKDVASQNGGDTYIISGTFNGKAVAPVLAIQTEAGLITNVIDMPSSTSPLTVKRSVFSSKGLVSYSTDVANRIVVFIPNSVGVTEGEGSAEMSEGSVSVGDVPQSNVTDVDRVKGKIPLPEAERVVSGGRGMKGPENWGMIEELAEVLDAGTACSKPVSDMGWRPHTEHVGQTGIAINPDLYIAIGISGAIQHLAGVSNSKTIVAINNDAEAPFFKAADYGIVGDAFDVVPKLTEAIKKFKAEN; encoded by the coding sequence ATGTCAGTAATAGTATATCTCGAAAATTGGGAAGGAAAGTTTAAGAAAAACACCTTTGAAGCTGCTCAGTATGCTGCAAAAACTGCAGAGATGATGGGCACTGAAGCCATCGGTGTAACCTTTGGTGATATTAGCGATGACGCTTCTGTAATCGGAAAATATGGCCTTAGCAAAGTGATCAACCTTAAGGGTGGTGACTTTACAGAATTTAATAACTACAAGGTAGCTGCTGCACTAAAAGACGTAGCCAGCCAAAATGGTGGTGACACCTATATTATCAGCGGAACCTTTAACGGTAAAGCTGTTGCACCAGTACTAGCTATTCAAACTGAAGCTGGTTTGATTACCAACGTAATCGACATGCCAAGTTCTACTTCTCCCCTTACGGTAAAAAGAAGTGTATTTAGCAGTAAAGGGTTGGTAAGCTATAGCACCGATGTAGCTAATCGCATTGTAGTTTTTATCCCTAACTCAGTAGGTGTAACCGAAGGTGAAGGAAGCGCAGAAATGAGCGAAGGAAGCGTATCTGTTGGTGATGTTCCACAGAGCAACGTTACCGATGTAGATCGCGTAAAAGGTAAAATTCCATTACCAGAAGCTGAAAGAGTAGTATCTGGAGGCCGCGGTATGAAAGGTCCTGAAAACTGGGGAATGATTGAAGAACTTGCCGAAGTACTTGACGCAGGTACCGCTTGTTCTAAGCCAGTAAGTGATATGGGCTGGAGACCACACACCGAGCACGTAGGTCAAACTGGTATCGCAATAAATCCCGACCTTTATATAGCTATCGGTATTTCTGGCGCCATTCAGCACCTTGCAGGTGTGAGCAACTCTAAAACTATTGTTGCTATTAATAATGATGCAGAGGCACCATTCTTTAAAGCTGCGGACTACGGTATTGTAGGCGATGCTTTTGATGTGGTTCCAAAACTTACCGAGGCCATCAAAAAATTTAAGGCCGAGAATTAA